One stretch of Geoalkalibacter ferrihydriticus DSM 17813 DNA includes these proteins:
- a CDS encoding efflux RND transporter periplasmic adaptor subunit, whose protein sequence is MKEAKQALTPRWGAKKFLLLIGSIVVVVAVALTFYVSGGAKERQNTQGTSTFKVEQGPLAISVAQSGTIQSLDQVVIKNEVEGRTTILYLVREGTRVNKGDLLIELDASRLNDDMVDQQIRMINAEAAYIRARENLEVVRNQAQSETERAELDAQFAAEDLKKYVDGDFPKDLMSAEARITINREELRRAEEKLEWSRVLFEEKYISQTELQADELAAQRAQLDLDLALAELKLLQDFTYRRKLDELRSQENQTAMALERVRRKATADVIQTEAELRARESEFQREQGRVVKLEQQIAKTRIYAPNDGLVVYATSTQANFRGNAEPLAEGQEIRERQELIYLPAPGSVKAEIKVHESNLEKVRVGMPVRITVNALPGRVFQGRVTNIAPLPDAVSVWLNPDLKVYNTDIHIEGDAEGLRTGMSCRAEIMVAEYPEALYVPVQAVTRIDGMPTVYVRQGANFGPRQVEVGLDNNRMVHVLGGLEVGEAVLLTPPLESTRGRVTGQNGARAAHPQRGGRG, encoded by the coding sequence ATGAAGGAAGCTAAACAGGCGCTTACGCCCCGTTGGGGCGCTAAAAAATTTTTGTTGCTGATTGGCAGTATCGTTGTCGTTGTCGCAGTCGCGCTGACTTTTTACGTGTCCGGCGGCGCCAAGGAACGGCAAAACACCCAGGGGACGTCAACCTTCAAGGTTGAGCAGGGCCCCCTGGCCATCAGCGTCGCGCAATCCGGCACCATTCAATCTCTGGATCAGGTGGTGATTAAGAACGAGGTCGAGGGACGTACCACCATTTTGTATCTAGTGCGCGAGGGAACCCGGGTCAATAAGGGCGATCTATTGATCGAACTCGACGCCAGCCGCTTGAACGACGACATGGTCGATCAGCAGATTCGCATGATCAACGCGGAAGCCGCCTATATCCGCGCGCGCGAAAATCTCGAAGTGGTGCGCAACCAGGCACAGAGCGAAACAGAACGGGCGGAACTCGACGCGCAGTTCGCCGCCGAAGACCTGAAGAAATACGTCGACGGCGACTTTCCCAAGGATTTGATGTCCGCCGAGGCGCGCATCACCATCAACCGCGAAGAGCTGCGCCGCGCCGAGGAAAAACTGGAATGGTCGCGGGTGCTGTTTGAAGAAAAATACATCTCACAGACGGAATTGCAGGCCGACGAACTGGCGGCCCAGCGAGCCCAGCTTGATCTGGATCTGGCCCTGGCCGAACTCAAACTGCTGCAGGATTTTACCTACCGGCGCAAACTCGACGAATTGCGTAGCCAGGAGAATCAGACCGCCATGGCTCTGGAGCGGGTACGGCGCAAGGCCACGGCCGACGTCATTCAGACCGAAGCCGAATTGCGTGCTCGGGAATCCGAATTCCAGCGCGAGCAGGGGCGGGTTGTCAAGCTTGAGCAGCAGATCGCTAAAACGCGGATCTATGCACCCAATGATGGTTTGGTGGTCTACGCTACCTCGACCCAGGCCAATTTTCGCGGCAATGCCGAACCCCTGGCCGAAGGGCAGGAAATCCGTGAACGGCAGGAGTTGATTTATCTGCCTGCGCCGGGTTCAGTCAAGGCCGAAATCAAGGTGCATGAATCCAACCTGGAAAAGGTACGGGTCGGCATGCCGGTACGCATTACGGTCAACGCCCTGCCGGGACGGGTCTTTCAGGGACGGGTCACCAACATTGCCCCGCTGCCCGACGCCGTAAGCGTCTGGCTTAATCCCGACCTCAAGGTTTACAATACCGACATTCACATCGAAGGCGATGCTGAAGGCCTGCGTACCGGGATGAGTTGTCGAGCGGAGATTATGGTGGCCGAATATCCCGAGGCGCTTTATGTGCCGGTACAGGCGGTGACACGCATCGACGGAATGCCCACGGTTTACGTGCGCCAGGGCGCAAACTTCGGGCCACGGCAGGTGGAAGTCGGCCTGGACAACAACCGCATGGTGCATGTTCTGGGCGGCCTTGAAGTCGGCGAAGCCGTGCTTCTGACTCCGCCGCTG
- a CDS encoding TolC family protein: protein MSLFFLFATGCAGPAGHFSKAERVAGQIITDKQQQALGRIEPFSVVPAEQTLRYRLLGEQGLATSHPASGGSHKLDSISHWPRTGYSELLEKDQGDAHIVIDAQEPLSLSLFDALQVAAANSREYQDAKERVFRAALALDLERNTFRNILFARGESQISTDRSGEKTRSGVENSASGGVSRALQSGTQLTTQIAFDLVRMLNAGGSSSMGLQADASIAIPLWRGSGRHIVGEPLLQAERDVVYAIWEFERFKHTFVVGVASGYLGVLSQLDQVENAEDNYRRLVSSTRRARRLADAGRLPEIQVDQAVQDELRARDRWISARQAYARTLDNFRISLGLPPDARVTPDRDELQRLADLARARLDAEGPAASASAGKVPPADAPIILNEPSMDDAGPYELPEQLALRLAFDYRLDLRIAQERTFDAQRGVVVAADALKGELTLLGRGFTGERRSLGSAALPDARLRPESGFYSALLSLDLPIERIAERNAFRNSYLNLEQRVRALQEQEDRVKGDVRNRLRDLVEFREGLHIQAQAVRVAQRRVESTSLFLQAGRAEIRDLLEAQEALVGAQNALTSALVNYRVAELELQRDMGVLKVDEKGLWTEFDTMEIRHEGS from the coding sequence GTGTCGCTTTTTTTTCTGTTCGCGACGGGCTGTGCCGGTCCCGCCGGGCATTTTTCCAAGGCCGAACGGGTAGCTGGGCAGATTATCACCGACAAGCAGCAGCAGGCGCTAGGCCGGATCGAACCGTTTTCCGTCGTTCCCGCGGAGCAGACGCTGCGCTATCGTCTGCTCGGCGAACAGGGTCTGGCGACTTCCCATCCTGCATCAGGGGGCAGTCATAAGCTGGATTCCATTTCCCACTGGCCCCGTACGGGCTATTCTGAACTCCTGGAAAAAGACCAGGGTGACGCACATATCGTCATCGATGCACAAGAACCTCTGAGTCTTTCCCTCTTCGATGCACTGCAGGTGGCCGCCGCCAACAGCCGTGAATACCAGGACGCCAAGGAGCGGGTGTTCCGCGCGGCCTTGGCCCTTGACCTGGAGCGCAACACCTTTCGCAACATCCTTTTTGCACGAGGCGAGAGTCAGATCAGCACCGACCGCAGCGGCGAGAAAACACGCTCAGGGGTGGAAAACAGCGCCAGCGGCGGGGTCAGTCGGGCCTTGCAGAGCGGTACCCAACTGACCACCCAGATCGCCTTTGATCTGGTGCGGATGCTCAATGCCGGGGGTTCTTCGTCCATGGGATTACAGGCCGATGCCTCCATCGCCATTCCCCTGTGGCGCGGCTCAGGCCGGCATATCGTTGGTGAGCCCCTGTTGCAGGCCGAACGTGATGTCGTCTATGCCATCTGGGAGTTCGAACGCTTCAAGCATACTTTCGTCGTCGGTGTAGCCAGCGGCTATCTCGGGGTCTTGAGCCAACTCGACCAGGTGGAAAATGCCGAAGACAATTATCGGCGCCTGGTTTCATCCACGCGCCGTGCCAGACGTCTAGCCGATGCCGGACGCCTGCCGGAAATTCAGGTCGATCAAGCCGTGCAGGATGAGTTGCGCGCCCGCGACCGCTGGATCAGCGCGCGCCAGGCCTATGCCCGCACCCTGGATAATTTCCGCATCAGTCTGGGGTTGCCGCCTGATGCTCGCGTCACCCCCGACCGGGATGAACTGCAAAGACTCGCCGACCTTGCGCGCGCGCGACTCGATGCCGAGGGACCGGCCGCCTCGGCTTCAGCCGGCAAGGTTCCACCGGCCGACGCCCCGATTATTCTAAACGAGCCGAGCATGGACGATGCCGGTCCCTATGAATTGCCGGAGCAATTGGCTCTGCGACTGGCTTTCGATTATCGGCTCGATTTGCGAATTGCCCAGGAGCGCACCTTTGACGCACAACGCGGCGTGGTGGTGGCTGCCGATGCTCTCAAGGGCGAGTTGACTCTGCTCGGCCGCGGTTTTACAGGTGAACGGCGCAGCCTGGGATCTGCGGCCTTGCCCGATGCGCGTCTGCGCCCGGAAAGCGGCTTTTACTCAGCTCTTCTGAGTCTTGATCTGCCCATCGAGCGCATCGCCGAACGCAACGCATTCCGCAACAGCTATTTGAATCTGGAACAACGGGTGCGCGCCTTGCAGGAACAGGAAGATCGGGTCAAGGGCGACGTTCGCAACCGCCTGCGCGATCTGGTGGAATTTCGCGAAGGGCTCCACATCCAGGCCCAAGCTGTCCGCGTGGCGCAACGCCGCGTCGAGAGTACCAGTCTTTTTCTGCAGGCGGGGCGGGCCGAAATCCGCGACCTTCTTGAAGCACAGGAGGCCTTGGTCGGCGCCCAGAACGCCTTGACCTCCGCCCTGGTCAACTACCGGGTGGCTGAACTGGAATTGCAGCGCGATATGGGCGTGCTCAAAGTCGACGAAAAAGGTCTGTGGACCGAATTCGACACCATGGAGATTCGACATGAAGGAAGCTAA
- a CDS encoding LEA type 2 family protein → MLTLSRIFIVFFTLVLFSGCAGLRPEPPQVSLVGLQVQELTLTHVNMRADLRLFNPNRVALNIQEVDYALALNGVRVSSGKSLSPVRVAGGKSADISLRISGAYLSLLQLIGSLQREEALSYLLDGTVKVGGIGVRNLTFPLREEGVISAEVLRGATGGQMR, encoded by the coding sequence ATGCTTACACTCTCGCGGATTTTCATTGTGTTTTTCACCCTGGTGCTGTTCAGCGGCTGCGCTGGCTTGCGCCCTGAACCACCCCAGGTGAGCCTGGTCGGTTTACAGGTGCAGGAACTGACCCTGACCCATGTCAACATGCGCGCGGACCTGCGTCTGTTCAATCCCAATCGCGTCGCTCTCAACATTCAGGAAGTCGACTATGCCCTGGCTCTCAACGGCGTTCGCGTATCTTCTGGCAAAAGTCTTTCCCCCGTGCGCGTCGCCGGCGGAAAAAGCGCCGACATCTCCCTGCGTATTTCCGGCGCCTATCTCAGCCTGCTGCAACTCATCGGCAGCCTGCAGCGCGAGGAGGCACTCTCCTACCTGCTCGACGGCACGGTCAAGGTCGGCGGCATAGGAGTGCGCAACCTGACCTTTCCCCTGCGCGAGGAAGGGGTGATCTCCGCCGAGGTTCTGCGCGGAGCAACGGGTGGACAAATGCGCTGA
- a CDS encoding efflux RND transporter permease subunit encodes MIEKIIEWSARNRFMVVLATIVLIIGGIYSLRNVAVDAIPDLSDVQVIIFTEYPGQAPQVVEDQVTYPLTTRMLSVPGAKDVRGYSFFGFSFVYIIFEDGTDMYWARSRVLEYLNYAAGQLPRDVTPVLGPDATGVGWVYSYALTSDRHDLQELRSIQDWFLRYELAALDGVSEVASLGGFVKQYQVVVDPNKLLAYDLPISDLMMAIERSNVDVGGGAIEMAETEYMVRSRGYIQSVEDLENVVVMATADGTPILVRDLAEVRLGAEMRRGIAELDGEGEVVGGIIVMRFGENAREVIARVQDRLEELKVGLPEGIEIVTTYDRSDLIDRSVDNLKRKLLEEMLVVALIIILFLFHLPSAAVIILALPVAILMAFIIMHAQGLNANIMSLGGIAIAIGTMVDSGIIMVENAHKNLERNRHRPRSEVIIASAKEVGPTIFFALLVIAASFAPVFTLQEQAGRLFKPLAFTKTYSLAAAAFLSITLVPVLMLWFIRGRIRREDENPINRALNRIYHPAVNLVLRWRKTTLLVALLMVMSIAWPVSKIGTEFMPPLYEGDLLYMPTTLPGLSVTKARELLQQTDKIIASFPEVERVFGKIGRAETATDPAPMMMIETTILLKPEDQWRTTHVHRFYSDWPQGTEWFKKPLRLIWPEEKTITADQLIDELNNAVHFPGLTNAWTMPIRTRIDMLSTGIRTPVGIKVMGDDLQELARLGEEIEALVRPLPGTLSAIAERTVGGYYLDIDIDRRAAARYGINVGDIQDVIQSAIGGMRISETVEGLERYPISVRYDRDFRSDFDSLRRVLVPGPGGRHIPLGQLAEINIINAPDSIKSENARRTAWVYVDIRGIDVGTYVENARRAVAENITLPPGYSIVWSGQYEYIESTRERLMLILPLTVMAIFVLIYISTRSVIKTLIVFMGVPISLVGAFWLLYMLDYNMSIAVWVGLIAMAGLDAETGTVMLLYLDLAREKWAKKGRMLTRGDLIQAVHYGAVKRIRPKIMTVVTIIVALLPIMWSSGAGSDVMKRVAAPMVGGAVSSLIIELLLYPVVYYVWKARELDKSMVATSEEDIDLDEGPEEANGLAT; translated from the coding sequence ATGATTGAAAAAATTATTGAATGGTCAGCGCGCAACCGGTTCATGGTTGTGCTGGCGACGATCGTGCTTATCATCGGGGGAATTTATTCCCTGCGCAATGTGGCCGTCGACGCCATTCCCGACCTCTCGGATGTCCAGGTTATCATTTTCACCGAGTATCCCGGGCAGGCGCCTCAGGTGGTGGAAGATCAGGTCACCTATCCCCTGACCACGCGCATGCTCTCGGTGCCCGGCGCCAAGGACGTGCGCGGCTACTCGTTCTTCGGTTTTTCCTTCGTCTATATCATTTTCGAAGACGGCACCGACATGTACTGGGCGCGTTCGCGGGTGCTCGAATATCTCAACTATGCCGCCGGTCAGCTTCCGCGGGACGTAACGCCGGTACTGGGGCCCGATGCCACGGGCGTGGGCTGGGTTTACAGCTACGCCCTGACCAGCGACCGGCATGACCTGCAGGAGTTGCGCTCCATTCAGGACTGGTTTCTGCGCTATGAACTGGCCGCGCTGGACGGGGTCTCGGAAGTGGCGAGCCTGGGCGGTTTCGTCAAGCAATACCAGGTGGTGGTCGATCCCAATAAGCTGCTCGCCTACGATCTGCCCATCTCCGATCTGATGATGGCCATTGAACGCTCCAACGTCGATGTGGGGGGCGGCGCCATCGAGATGGCGGAAACCGAGTACATGGTGCGCAGCCGCGGCTATATCCAGTCTGTGGAAGATCTGGAAAATGTGGTGGTCATGGCCACCGCAGACGGCACGCCGATCCTGGTGAGGGATCTGGCCGAGGTGCGTCTGGGCGCCGAGATGCGTCGTGGGATCGCGGAGCTTGACGGCGAGGGCGAGGTGGTCGGCGGCATCATCGTCATGCGCTTCGGGGAAAATGCGCGCGAAGTCATCGCGCGCGTGCAGGACCGCCTTGAGGAGCTCAAGGTCGGGTTGCCCGAGGGGATCGAGATCGTCACGACCTATGATCGTTCCGATCTCATCGATCGCTCCGTCGACAACCTCAAGCGGAAGCTCCTGGAAGAGATGCTGGTGGTGGCGCTGATCATCATCCTGTTTCTCTTTCATCTGCCCAGCGCGGCGGTCATTATTCTGGCGCTGCCGGTGGCCATCCTCATGGCGTTCATCATCATGCATGCCCAGGGGCTCAATGCCAACATCATGAGTCTCGGCGGCATCGCCATCGCCATCGGCACCATGGTCGACTCGGGCATCATCATGGTGGAGAATGCGCACAAAAATCTGGAACGCAATCGACACAGGCCACGCTCGGAAGTCATTATCGCCTCCGCCAAGGAAGTCGGACCCACGATCTTTTTCGCTTTGCTGGTGATCGCGGCCTCCTTTGCACCGGTCTTCACCCTGCAGGAGCAGGCGGGTCGCCTGTTCAAGCCGCTTGCCTTCACGAAAACCTATTCCCTGGCGGCCGCGGCGTTTCTCTCCATCACTCTGGTGCCGGTGCTGATGCTGTGGTTCATTCGTGGGCGTATTCGCCGCGAAGATGAAAATCCCATCAACCGCGCCCTGAACCGCATTTATCATCCCGCCGTCAATCTGGTGCTGCGGTGGCGCAAAACCACCCTGCTGGTGGCGCTGTTGATGGTGATGTCCATTGCCTGGCCGGTTTCGAAAATCGGCACCGAGTTTATGCCGCCCCTCTACGAGGGCGATCTGCTCTATATGCCCACCACTTTGCCGGGTCTCTCGGTGACCAAAGCGCGCGAATTGCTGCAACAGACGGACAAGATCATCGCGAGCTTTCCCGAGGTGGAGAGGGTCTTCGGCAAGATCGGACGGGCTGAAACCGCCACCGATCCGGCGCCGATGATGATGATCGAAACCACCATTCTGCTCAAACCCGAAGATCAGTGGCGCACCACGCATGTGCATCGCTTCTATTCGGATTGGCCGCAGGGGACGGAATGGTTCAAGAAGCCTCTGCGCCTCATCTGGCCCGAGGAAAAGACCATCACTGCCGACCAACTCATCGATGAGCTAAATAATGCCGTGCATTTCCCTGGCCTAACCAATGCCTGGACCATGCCCATTCGCACGCGCATCGATATGCTCTCGACCGGTATCCGCACCCCGGTAGGGATCAAGGTCATGGGTGATGATCTACAAGAGCTGGCGCGCCTCGGCGAAGAGATAGAAGCTCTGGTACGGCCGTTGCCCGGAACCCTGAGCGCCATTGCCGAGCGCACCGTCGGCGGCTATTACCTCGATATCGATATCGACCGGCGCGCGGCGGCGCGCTACGGCATCAACGTCGGCGATATTCAGGATGTGATCCAGTCGGCCATCGGCGGCATGCGTATTTCGGAAACGGTGGAAGGACTTGAGCGCTATCCCATCAGCGTCCGTTATGACCGGGATTTCCGCAGCGATTTCGATTCCCTGCGGCGGGTGCTGGTGCCGGGTCCGGGTGGACGGCACATTCCGTTGGGACAGCTGGCCGAGATCAACATCATCAACGCACCTGACAGCATCAAGAGCGAAAACGCGCGGCGTACCGCCTGGGTTTACGTCGATATCCGCGGGATCGATGTCGGCACCTATGTGGAAAACGCTCGGCGCGCGGTGGCGGAAAACATCACCCTGCCGCCCGGCTACAGCATCGTGTGGAGCGGGCAGTACGAATATATCGAATCGACCCGCGAACGTTTGATGCTTATTTTGCCCCTGACGGTTATGGCCATCTTCGTGCTCATCTACATCAGCACCCGGTCGGTGATCAAAACCCTCATCGTTTTCATGGGGGTTCCCATTTCCCTGGTGGGGGCATTCTGGCTGCTGTACATGCTGGATTACAACATGTCGATTGCGGTGTGGGTGGGCCTGATCGCCATGGCCGGACTTGATGCCGAAACGGGCACGGTTATGCTGCTCTATCTCGATCTGGCACGCGAGAAATGGGCGAAAAAGGGGCGCATGCTGACCCGCGGCGATCTGATCCAGGCGGTGCATTACGGGGCGGTTAAGCGCATCCGACCCAAAATTATGACCGTCGTCACTATTATTGTCGCGCTGCTGCCCATCATGTGGAGCAGCGGCGCGGGTTCCGATGTGATGAAGCGTGTCGCCGCACCCATGGTCGGCGGTGCGGTGTCATCGCTGATCATCGAATTGCTGCTCTATCCGGTGGTATATTATGTATGGAAGGCTCGTGAACTCGATAAGAGCATGGTTGCGACTTCGGAGGAGGATATCGATCTGGACGAAGGTCCTGAGGAAGCAAATGGCCTGGCAACCTAA
- a CDS encoding efflux RND transporter periplasmic adaptor subunit, whose protein sequence is MAMSSKSKKILLILALILALVAGYFAGSGRHTGHEPGAPGEPTANGGKVQYTCGMHPFIIQDEPGTCPICGMRLTPMRPSDEKPATAERQIKHWASPMDPTYVRDEPGQDYMGHDLVPVYEDGAVPGQVLIDPVTMQNMGVRIAPVERRDLSRTIRTVGTIEYDEPHRYSINNKIDGWVERLHVNQTGQTVRKGQALLDIYSPELVSAQEEFLLALRNRDRLAQSSFPEVAAGGERLLEAARTRLKYWDISERQIAELEKSRQARKTLTLFSPHAGIVTEKRVFEGMRIMAGEDLFQISDLSRVWIISDIYEFEAPWVRVGLQARVELPFAAEAAREGEITFLYPYLRAETRTLQARIEFDNPDLQLKPGMYANVFIAADPVMDVLAIPSEAVLRSGKRERVFVALGEGRFEPRTVTVGVTDEDGYVQIKSGLRMGEDVVVSAQFMLDSEAKLQEAIQKMTPLPEAPEPEPEIDLEDLF, encoded by the coding sequence ATGGCCATGTCATCAAAATCCAAAAAAATCCTGCTGATTCTCGCTCTGATCCTGGCGCTGGTCGCCGGCTATTTCGCCGGAAGCGGGCGCCATACCGGACATGAACCCGGCGCGCCGGGCGAGCCGACGGCGAACGGAGGCAAGGTGCAGTACACCTGCGGTATGCATCCCTTCATCATTCAGGATGAGCCGGGCACCTGTCCCATCTGCGGCATGCGTCTGACCCCCATGCGGCCCAGCGACGAGAAACCGGCGACAGCCGAGCGGCAAATCAAGCACTGGGCGTCACCCATGGACCCGACCTATGTGCGCGACGAACCCGGTCAGGATTACATGGGCCATGATCTGGTGCCCGTTTATGAAGATGGCGCGGTTCCCGGACAGGTCTTGATCGATCCGGTGACCATGCAGAACATGGGCGTACGCATAGCGCCCGTGGAACGCCGCGATCTCAGCCGCACCATCCGCACCGTAGGCACCATCGAATACGATGAGCCGCACCGTTATAGCATTAACAACAAGATTGACGGCTGGGTGGAGCGCCTGCATGTCAACCAGACCGGTCAAACGGTGCGCAAGGGTCAGGCGCTACTCGATATTTACAGCCCCGAACTGGTCTCCGCGCAGGAGGAATTCCTGCTCGCCCTGCGCAATCGCGATCGCCTGGCGCAAAGCTCCTTCCCCGAGGTGGCCGCGGGCGGTGAGCGGCTGCTCGAAGCCGCCCGCACCCGCCTGAAATACTGGGACATCAGCGAGCGCCAGATTGCCGAGCTGGAAAAATCCCGCCAAGCGCGCAAAACCCTGACTCTTTTCAGCCCCCACGCGGGGATCGTCACCGAAAAGCGGGTTTTTGAGGGGATGCGAATCATGGCGGGCGAGGATTTGTTCCAGATTTCTGATTTGAGCCGGGTCTGGATCATTTCCGATATCTATGAATTCGAGGCGCCTTGGGTGCGTGTCGGCCTTCAGGCGCGCGTTGAACTACCCTTTGCCGCCGAAGCGGCACGTGAGGGCGAGATTACCTTTCTCTATCCGTATCTGCGCGCCGAAACGCGAACCCTTCAGGCGCGCATCGAATTCGACAACCCCGATCTGCAACTCAAGCCCGGCATGTATGCCAACGTCTTTATCGCCGCGGATCCGGTCATGGATGTCCTGGCCATACCGAGCGAGGCGGTGCTGCGCTCGGGGAAACGCGAACGGGTTTTCGTCGCCCTTGGTGAAGGCCGCTTCGAGCCGCGCACCGTTACCGTCGGCGTGACGGATGAAGACGGCTATGTTCAGATTAAAAGCGGATTGCGCATGGGCGAGGATGTGGTCGTTTCGGCGCAGTTCATGCTCGATTCCGAGGCCAAGCTGCAAGAGGCCATTCAGAAGATGACGCCGCTGCCCGAAGCCCCGGAACCCGAGCCGGAAATCGACCTGGAAGACCTGTTTTAA
- a CDS encoding TolC family protein, producing MMRILCFFVLTLTMSLPGTVQAQAVEEVPLSLDGLVAQALERNPEIKASEARWQVFVERARQAGTFEDPMLMLGIQNAMVRDPLAFDRDNMTSKVIGISQMVPFAGKRALARRSAELDAEVRRWSLEERKIQIEFMVKESWNQLYAVDRSLEIIEKNIMLLDDLAHLTETLYGVGDALQQDVLRVQLERSKMEDMRIRLRQQRRSLAARLNVLAFRPAAEPIPTIPEVSLVPVTIDPAQLEELAYQHRPLLRGLQSEQEKSRVMRDLALRDNYPDFTLSLEYMQREPTTMGSEGYDMYSAGVSFNLPVQRQRRQAMVAEADSERRMAEQEIEMFRNDLRFDIADALARLERNRRMADLYQGGIIPQAEGTLDASLAAYRVGRAEFMNVLESQMTLFNYERDYFEAVAEHQMVRAQLEALVGTQLR from the coding sequence ATGATGCGCATCCTATGTTTTTTCGTGCTGACCCTGACGATGAGTCTGCCCGGGACTGTTCAGGCACAGGCAGTGGAGGAGGTGCCCCTGTCTCTGGATGGGTTGGTAGCCCAAGCTCTGGAGCGCAATCCTGAAATCAAGGCCAGTGAAGCCCGCTGGCAGGTTTTTGTGGAGCGCGCGCGACAAGCCGGCACCTTCGAAGACCCCATGTTGATGCTCGGCATTCAGAATGCCATGGTGCGTGATCCGCTGGCTTTTGACCGCGACAACATGACCTCAAAGGTCATCGGCATCAGCCAGATGGTGCCCTTCGCGGGCAAGCGCGCATTGGCACGACGCTCCGCTGAGTTGGACGCCGAGGTCAGGCGCTGGAGTTTGGAGGAGCGCAAAATTCAAATTGAGTTCATGGTCAAGGAAAGCTGGAACCAGTTGTATGCCGTGGACCGCTCCCTGGAGATCATCGAGAAAAATATTATGCTCCTCGATGATCTGGCGCACCTGACCGAAACGCTCTACGGCGTTGGCGATGCTCTGCAGCAAGATGTGCTGCGTGTGCAACTGGAGCGCTCGAAAATGGAGGACATGCGCATCAGACTGCGTCAGCAGCGCCGCAGCCTGGCAGCGCGCCTCAACGTGCTGGCCTTTCGCCCCGCCGCCGAGCCCATTCCCACCATTCCCGAGGTGTCTTTGGTGCCCGTGACCATCGACCCCGCGCAGTTGGAAGAGCTGGCCTACCAGCATCGGCCGCTGCTGCGCGGTCTGCAAAGCGAGCAGGAAAAATCGCGCGTCATGCGCGACCTGGCCCTGCGGGATAATTATCCCGACTTCACCTTGTCTCTTGAATACATGCAGCGTGAACCGACGACCATGGGGAGCGAGGGTTACGACATGTACAGTGCCGGCGTCAGTTTTAATCTGCCGGTGCAACGTCAGCGCCGTCAGGCCATGGTTGCCGAGGCCGATTCGGAAAGACGCATGGCCGAGCAGGAAATCGAAATGTTTCGCAACGACCTGCGTTTCGATATCGCCGATGCCCTGGCGCGGCTGGAACGCAACCGACGCATGGCCGATCTCTATCAGGGCGGCATCATCCCTCAGGCCGAAGGCACTCTGGATGCGTCCCTGGCCGCGTACCGCGTCGGCCGCGCCGAATTCATGAACGTACTGGAAAGCCAGATGACCTTGTTCAATTACGAACGGGATTATTTCGAGGCGGTGGCCGAACACCAGATGGTGCGCGCCCAACTCGAAGCGCTGGTGGGCACGCAGCTACGGTGA